The Dioscorea cayenensis subsp. rotundata cultivar TDr96_F1 chromosome 18, TDr96_F1_v2_PseudoChromosome.rev07_lg8_w22 25.fasta, whole genome shotgun sequence genome includes the window GGACAAGTTCCAGCGTCCATTATCATAAAGATCAGACAAGcttaacaaatgaaaattaaaatccaTATTGAAATAAGTAGGTTTAAAAGCCAACGGGATTTCAAAATACCACGGATCCATCAAAATGTCAGTTTGAACAGGATGAAAATGCTGCAGCCAAATGTGAGGTTTGATGATATTTGCATTTTGCCAAAGGCCACGAAAGAACCAAGAACAATTTGCTAGAATGGAATCGGTCCAGAAATTAACATAGCCATATTTATCAAGTAAGATATCCACCCAGATGGAGTTCTGATGATTGAGATAACTAAACATATTTTTGGCCATAAGAGAAGTTTTAGTAACACGCAAATTGCGAATAGAGAGATCCCCCTCAGTCTGCGCAAGTGTAATATCTGTCCATTTTACAGAGCTCATGCCTTTTTTATTGCCCCCTTTTGACCAAAAGAAAGTCCTAGCAAGCTTAGAAATACCATCCAAGATGGTGTCAGGGATAGGATAGACTGAAAGGTAGTAGACAGGAGTAGACATGAGGACTGAGTTAATGAGAATTGTTTTGCCAGCCATAGAAATTCTAAAGCGTTTCCAGATAGATAGGGTGTTTTCAACTTTAGCAAGCAAGCTGGTAAAATTGGAAATTGCTAAGCGTTTGGGTGAGATAGTCATCCCTAAATATGTTAACGGACATGCAGCAGAATTGAACCCAAGGATGCTACAAATGCTGTTTTTCAGTCTGCAATTGAATGAGGAaggaaaatacatgctagattTATACTTATTAGCTCGTTGACCAGTCAATCTCtcataaatagaaaaacaaagattgaTATTACGAGCAGATTTCCTGGTCGCCTGAGTAATAAGAATCAAATCGTCGgcatacataagatgattgaAGTTGTTTCTGAGCGAAGGATTGAAACCAAGAATAATTTGGCTTTGCATAGCAAAATTCAGAATAGCCGACAGGTTCTGCACAACAAGGATAAAAAGATAGGATGACAGAGTATCACCTTGACGAAGGCCCCTAGAAGGCTTAATCCAGGAGGTCGGCTGTTTATTGATTAGAAGGGAAAATGAAGCAGAACTAATGCAAGCCCTAATCCAAGAGATCCATTTACTAGGAAAATTCATCAGGTAAAGGGTAGCAAGAATAGCATTCCAACTCATGGTATCatatgctttttcaatgtccATCTTAACTAACATCCTTTGGGTGGGGGGGTGGGGTTCACCACTTCTTGTAGGGCAATAATATTGTCTGAAGGACTATGATTAGATTTAAAGCCACACTGTTCACGACCAATAATACGAGGAAGAACATTTTTGAGACAATTAgctaaaatttttgaaacaattttatagcaaacattgcaTAAAGAAATAGGCCTAAAATCAGTAACAAATTTCGACTGGGGCTTTTTAGGAATAAGAGCTATAAACGTGCAGCCCCAAGCATTTGGAATAACagaattgttaaaaaaatgattaacagTTTCAAATAAGGAATCACCAATATCATCCCAAAAGAAACTGTAAAACTCATAATTAAAACCATTGGGCTCAGGGCTCTTACCAGAAGAAAGAGATGGGAGAGCATGAAAAACTTCCAGTTTGGTGACATCCTTGATCAAAGACTCACAATCAATAGGCGAAACCAAAGGGAGATCATTAGGCAGGGCCTGAAAAATATCTAGAGTAGAATTGTTCGAAGAATCCATCCAAAGTTTGGAGAAAAAATCACAGAAAATCACGTCAATGTCCTTACGATCAGTAAAACAAGCACCATTAGAATCGTAAATAAGAGAAATCAAATTGTGGTGATTACGAATTCGAATGGTGTTGTGAAAGAAACTGGAATTCACCACATTGAATCCAAAGCAACCGAGCTTTTTGGGCCCATTTGGAAGAATTTTGCCGATGGAGAGCTGCAAGTTCATTATAAAGAGTATTAAGGTTATTAGACGA containing:
- the LOC120282948 gene encoding uncharacterized protein LOC120282948, with protein sequence MDIEKAYDTMSWNAILATLYLMNFPSKWISWIRACISSASFSLLINKQPTSWIKPSRGLRQGDTLSSYLFILVVQNLSAILNFAMQSQIILGFNPSLRNNFNHLMYADDLILITQATRKSARNINLCFSIYERLTGQRANKYKSSMYFPSSFNCRLKNSICSILGFNSAACPLTYLGMTISPKRLAISNFTSLLAKVENTLSIWKRFRISMAGKTILINSVLMSTPVYYLSVYPIPDTILDGISKLARTFFWSKGGNKKGMSSVKWTDITLAQTEGDLSIRNLRVTKTSLMAKNMFSYLNHQNSIWVDILLDKYGYVNFWTDSILANCSWFFRGLWQNANIIKPHIWLQHFHPVQTDILMDPWYFEIPLAFKPTYFNMDFNFHLLSLSDLYDNGRWNLSTLHEVFGDFMNLDYLANNRLISNMENKWVWYPKSQKNKLTAMVYSHFNKSIDWRDAWDGWENVWRLKVAPRPKHFLWLLFHNGIKTHEYLYRLNLGPQTVCGFCRLDFETTEHLLNSCPKAQFVWRYIRNAIGKQICFYDGFSEVGSSESTNVGVGFYITDSVSKFIGAGWCNNSADSALEADALALIAAMGSIYDSDIQIRTIFITNTDLHRAILSDNASISWRIQPLISNITDYLSYLGNPQIHIVPRSWMNVAVSLAFRGLNSHALTLFLQGRDLPFWLMKLLNRSGILL